One region of Monomorium pharaonis isolate MP-MQ-018 chromosome 11, ASM1337386v2, whole genome shotgun sequence genomic DNA includes:
- the LOC105835453 gene encoding uncharacterized protein LOC105835453 isoform X1, with the protein MKDLVFYACVLTLFFQFSVSSELKQQRNDENDYKVCMNATGITPDNIHSVWLTSEDIIANVHIKPENEERMKKTGCLLACILKRQNLMEGSNIKEAQVVARLPEFFEVVDDSQKKTVRKCMEEGRSITQECEKCFSIYVCLVKATYNIESQKHGKHEKKTERVKTKAE; encoded by the exons atgaaagatCTTGTATTTTATGCCTGTGTTTTAACACTTTTT tttcaGTTTTCTGTTTCATCAGAACTAAAGCAACAGCGCAACGatgaaaatgattataaagtTTGCATGAATGCAACTGGTATAACTCCGg atAACATTCACTCAGTTTGGTTAACATCAGAAGATATAATAGCTAATGTACACATTAAACCTGAAAATGaagaaagaatgaaaaaaactGGCTGCCTTCTAGcgtgtatattaaaaagacaaaattta atggaaggatcaaatattaaagaagCACAAGTTGTTGCAAGGTTACCTGAATTTTTTGAAGTCGTTGAtgattcgcaaaaaaaaactgtgCGTAAATGCATGGAAGAAG gGAGAAGTATTACGCAAGAATGTGAGAAATGTTTCTCTATTTACGTATGTCTCGTCAAAGCTACATATAACATAGAATCACAGAAACATGGAAAACATGAAAAGAAAACTGAAAGAGTAAAAACAAAGgccgaataa
- the LOC105835453 gene encoding uncharacterized protein LOC105835453 isoform X2, which yields MKDLVFYACVLTLFFSVSSELKQQRNDENDYKVCMNATGITPDNIHSVWLTSEDIIANVHIKPENEERMKKTGCLLACILKRQNLMEGSNIKEAQVVARLPEFFEVVDDSQKKTVRKCMEEGRSITQECEKCFSIYVCLVKATYNIESQKHGKHEKKTERVKTKAE from the exons atgaaagatCTTGTATTTTATGCCTGTGTTTTAACACTTTTT TTTTCTGTTTCATCAGAACTAAAGCAACAGCGCAACGatgaaaatgattataaagtTTGCATGAATGCAACTGGTATAACTCCGg atAACATTCACTCAGTTTGGTTAACATCAGAAGATATAATAGCTAATGTACACATTAAACCTGAAAATGaagaaagaatgaaaaaaactGGCTGCCTTCTAGcgtgtatattaaaaagacaaaattta atggaaggatcaaatattaaagaagCACAAGTTGTTGCAAGGTTACCTGAATTTTTTGAAGTCGTTGAtgattcgcaaaaaaaaactgtgCGTAAATGCATGGAAGAAG gGAGAAGTATTACGCAAGAATGTGAGAAATGTTTCTCTATTTACGTATGTCTCGTCAAAGCTACATATAACATAGAATCACAGAAACATGGAAAACATGAAAAGAAAACTGAAAGAGTAAAAACAAAGgccgaataa